From Ascaphus truei isolate aAscTru1 chromosome 17, aAscTru1.hap1, whole genome shotgun sequence, the proteins below share one genomic window:
- the LOC142468034 gene encoding transforming protein RhoA-like isoform X4 yields MTYSRTSFNTSAPVELALWDTAGQEDYDQLRPLSYPRTDVILMCFSIDNPDSFENITEKWTPEVKHFCPNVPIILVGNKKDLRNDEHTRKELTKMKQEPVKPEEGWDMANRIGAFRYMECSAKMKDGVKEVFEMAARAALQARHGKKKSTCLLI; encoded by the exons ATGACATACAG CAGGACTTCTTTCAACACAAGCGCACCG GTGGAGCTGGCCTTATGGGACACAGCCGGGCAGGAAGATTACGACCAGCTGAGGCCTCTGTCCTATCCACGCACCGACGTTATATTAATGTGCTTTTCCATTGATAACCCAGACAGTTTCG AAAACATCACTGAGAAGTGGACCCCGGAGGTGAAACATTTCTGCCCCAACGTACCGATCATCCTGGTGGGGAACAAGAAAGACCTGCGTAACGATGAGCACACTCGCAAGGAGCTCACCAAGATGAAGCAG GAGCCGGTGAAGCCGGAAGAAGGCTGGGACATGGCCAACCGGATCGGAGCCTTCCGATACATGGAGTGCTCTGCGAAGATGAAAGACGGAGTAAAGGAAGTGTTCGAGATGGCCGCGCGGGCAGCCCTGCAAGCCAGGCACGGAAAGAAGAAATCCACGTGTCTTCTCATCTAA
- the LOC142468034 gene encoding transforming protein RhoA-like isoform X2: MEGKYTFDTAAIWKKLVIVGDGACGKTCLLSVFSKDEFPEVYIPTVFESYVADIAVDDIQVELALWDTAGQEDYDQLRPLSYPRTDVILMCFSIDNPDSFENIPEKWTPEVKHFCPNVPIILVGNKKDLRNDEHTRKELTKMKQEPVKPEEGRDMANRIGAFGYMECSAKTKDGVREVFEMAARAALQCRRGKEVY, from the exons ATGGAAGGAAAATACACTTTCG ACACGGCAGCCATTTGGAAGAAGCTTGTGATTGTGGGAGATGGAGCGTGCGGCAAGACCTGCCTCCTAAGTGTGTTCAGCAAGGACGAGTTCCCGGAGGTTTACATCCCAACAGTATTTGAGAGTTACGTGGCGGACATTGCGGTGGATGACATACAG GTGGAGCTGGCCTTATGGGACACAGCCGGGCAGGAAGATTACGACCAGCTGAGGCCTCTGTCCTATCCACGCACCGACGTTATATTAATGTGCTTTTCCATTGATAACCCAGACAGTTTCG AAAACATCCCTGAGAAGTGGACCCCGGAGGTAAAACATTTCTGCCCCAATGTACCGATCATCCTGGTGGGGAACAAGAAAGACCTGCGTAACGATGAGCACACTCGCAAGGAGCTCACCAAGATGAAGCAG GAGCCGGTGAAGCCGGAAGAAGGCCGGGACATGGCCAACCGGATCGGAGCCTTCGGGTACATGGAGTGCTCTGCGAAGACGAAAGACGGAGTGAGGGAAGTGTTCGAGATGGCCGCGCGGGCAGCCCTGCAATGCAGGCGCGGAAAAGAAGTTTATTAA
- the LOC142468034 gene encoding transforming protein RhoA-like isoform X1, with the protein MEGKYTFDTAAIWKKLVIVGDGACGKTCLLSVFSKDEFPEVYIPTVFESYVADIAVDDIQVELALWDTAGQEDYDQLRPLSYPRTDVILMCFSIDNPDSFENITEKWTPEVKHFCPNVPIILVGNKKDLRNDEHTRKELTKMKQEPVKPEEGWDMANRIGAFRYMECSAKMKDGVKEVFEMAARAALQARHGKKKSTCLLI; encoded by the exons ATGGAAGGAAAATACACTTTCG ACACGGCAGCCATTTGGAAGAAGCTTGTGATTGTGGGAGATGGAGCGTGCGGCAAGACCTGCCTCCTAAGTGTGTTCAGCAAGGACGAGTTCCCGGAGGTTTACATCCCAACAGTATTTGAGAGTTACGTGGCGGACATTGCGGTGGATGACATACAG GTGGAGCTGGCCTTATGGGACACAGCCGGGCAGGAAGATTACGACCAGCTGAGGCCTCTGTCCTATCCACGCACCGACGTTATATTAATGTGCTTTTCCATTGATAACCCAGACAGTTTCG AAAACATCACTGAGAAGTGGACCCCGGAGGTGAAACATTTCTGCCCCAACGTACCGATCATCCTGGTGGGGAACAAGAAAGACCTGCGTAACGATGAGCACACTCGCAAGGAGCTCACCAAGATGAAGCAG GAGCCGGTGAAGCCGGAAGAAGGCTGGGACATGGCCAACCGGATCGGAGCCTTCCGATACATGGAGTGCTCTGCGAAGATGAAAGACGGAGTAAAGGAAGTGTTCGAGATGGCCGCGCGGGCAGCCCTGCAAGCCAGGCACGGAAAGAAGAAATCCACGTGTCTTCTCATCTAA
- the LOC142468034 gene encoding rho-related GTP-binding protein RhoA-A-like isoform X3, whose protein sequence is MEGKYTFDTAAIWKKLVIVGDGACGKTCLLSVFSKDEFPEVYIPTVFESYVADIAVDDIQVELALWDTAGQEDYDQLRPLSYPRTDVILMCFSIDNPDSFGAGEAGRRLGHGQPDRSLPIHGVLCEDERRSKGSVRDGRAGSPASQARKEEIHVSSHLMENAT, encoded by the exons ATGGAAGGAAAATACACTTTCG ACACGGCAGCCATTTGGAAGAAGCTTGTGATTGTGGGAGATGGAGCGTGCGGCAAGACCTGCCTCCTAAGTGTGTTCAGCAAGGACGAGTTCCCGGAGGTTTACATCCCAACAGTATTTGAGAGTTACGTGGCGGACATTGCGGTGGATGACATACAG GTGGAGCTGGCCTTATGGGACACAGCCGGGCAGGAAGATTACGACCAGCTGAGGCCTCTGTCCTATCCACGCACCGACGTTATATTAATGTGCTTTTCCATTGATAACCCAGACAGTTTCG GAGCCGGTGAAGCCGGAAGAAGGCTGGGACATGGCCAACCGGATCGGAGCCTTCCGATACATGGAGTGCTCTGCGAAGATGAAAGACGGAGTAAAGGAAGTGTTCGAGATGGCCGCGCGGGCAGCCCTGCAAGCCAGGCACGGAAAGAAGAAATCCACGTGTCTTCTCATCTAATGGAAAATGCCACATAA